The Halomonas elongata DSM 2581 DNA segment GGATGCGGTGATCCACGTCGGCAAGCACGGCAACCTGGAATGGCTGCCCGGCAAGAGTACCGCGCTGTCTGCCGAGTGCTGGCCGGACATCGCCCTGGGGCCGCTGCCACACTTCTATCCGTTCATCGTCAACGACCCGGGCGAGGGCGCCCAGGCCAAGCGCCGCAGCCAGGCGGTGATCATCGACCACCTGATGCCGCCGCTGGCCCGGGCCGAGCTGTACGGCGCCATGGCCGAACTGGAGTCCCTGACCGACGAGTATTACCAGGCGCTGGGCATGGATCCGCGGCGCGAAGCCCTGCTGCGCGAGCGCATCCTCGAGCACCTGCGCGACACCGGCATCGACCGGGAACTGAGCCAGACGGTAGGTGACGAGGCCGCCGCGGACGACGAAAGCCTGCTCAACGAGCTCGACACCTATCTATGCGATATCAAGGAAGCCCAGATTCGCCACGGCCTGCATGTGCTGGGGACCTTGCCGCCGCCGGCCAAGCGGGCGGCGACCCTGGTCGCCATCCTGAGGTTGCCACGCGGGCAGGCACCGACCCAGCGCGGCCTGCTGCATGCCCTGGCGGATGACCTGGGGCTGTGCGAGCCGGATGACCAAGGCTCCTGCTTCGATCCCCTGGCGGCCGGGGCTGACCCCTGGCACGGCCCGAGGCCGGCGGTGCTGGCCGAGCTGAGCGATGCCGCCTGGCGCAGCGCTGCCGACACCCGCGAGCGGCTCGAGCAGCTAGCCGAGCGGCTGGTGGCCGATCATGTGCTCGAGCTGGGCGACTCGGATGATCTGGCCCGTGACTACCCGGCCACTGCCGTGCTGTGTCGCCATGCCCGCGACGGGCTCTGGGCCGACATGCAAGACGGTGCCGAGCGGGAAATCGGCGCGCTGCTCGATGGGCTCGAAGGGCGCTTCGTGCCTCCCGGACCCAGCGGTGCCCCCAGCCGCGGTCGGCTCGACGTGCTGCCCACCGGGCGCAACTTCTTCAGCGTCGACAACCGGAGCGTCCCGTCGCCCGCCGCCTGGTCGCTGGGCGAGGCCTCGGCCCAGGCGTTCATCGAGCGTTATCTGCAGGAGCACGGCGATTACCCGCGCCGCCTGGGGCTTTCGATCTGGGGCACCGCCACCATGCGTACCGGCGGCGATGACATTGCCCAGGCCATGGCCCTGATGGGCGTGCGGCCGGTCTGGTCATTCGGCTCGCAGCGAGTGGTCGACGTCGAGGTGATTCCCGGCATGCTGCTCGGGCGTCCCCGGGTGGATGTCACCCTGCGGGTGTCCGGCTTCTTCCGCGATGCCTTTCCCCATGTCATCCGGCTGTTCGATACCGCGGTGCGGGCAGTGGCGGCCTACCAGGAGCCGGGTGACGGCAACACCATCCGCACGGCGGTCGAAGCGCGTCGCGGCGAGCTCGAGGCGTCGGGCCTCCCACCCGACGAGGCAGACCGCGAGGCCGCCTACCGGATATTCGGCAGCCGGCCCGGCGAGTACGGCACTGGAGTGGAGCGGCTGGTCGACTCGCGGGCCTGGGAGAATGCCGATGAACTGGCCGAGGCCTACCTCTCGGCCGGTGCCTACGCCTACGGCCAGTTCCCGGCGTCCGGCACCGAGGCGCGCCGCGCCTTCGAACGCCAGCTCGAGGGGCTGCAAGCGGTGATGCACAACCAGGACAATCGCGAGCACGACATCCTCGACTCCAGTACCTACTACGCCTTCCAGGGAGGCATGGCCAATGCCGGTCGCGCGCTGGGCGGCCGGGCGCCGGCCATCTACCACGCCGACCACGCCAACCCGGCGCGGCCACGGATCCGCACCCTGAAGGAAGAGCTTGCCCGAGTGATCCGTTCCCGGGTGCTCAATCCCAAGTGGATCGAGGCCATGCGCGAGCACGGCTACAAGGGCGCCTTCGAGATGTCCGCCACCGTGGATACGCTGTTTGCCTACGACGCCACCACCGACCTGGTGGCCGACTACCAGTATGCCCAGGTGACCGATGCCCTGGTGCTGGACGATACCAACCAGCGCTTCCTGCGCGAGCACAACGGCGCGGCGTTGGAGGAGATGGCCGAGCGACTGCTGGAAGCGGTCCAGCGCGGCCTGTGGCAGGAGGCCGGCGAGCGTGGCGAGGCGCTGCAGGACCTGCTGCTCGAGTTCGACGAGCGCCGGGAGGGCCTGCCCCATGGTGGCTAGGCCAGCCGAGCCCCGCGTCCGAGGCTGGTGCCCCGGAGCCTGGCGGCCCATGGCCACCGGCGACGGCCTGCTGGTGCGCGTGCGCCCCGCAATGGGCCGGCTCACGCGCGACCAGTCGCTGGCATTGTGTGACGCCGCCGAGACCTTCGGCAGCGGGCTGATCGAGCTGACCCGCCGTGCCAACCTGCAGTTGCGCGGCGTCACCGAAGCTGGCTGGCCCGCGTTGATGGCGTTTCTGCTCGAGCACGACCTGGTGGCCCCGGACGCCGAGGCCGAGCGCCGCCCGTCATTGCTGCTTGCCCCGGACTGGCGCGACGGCGACGCCATTCATCGGGCGGCGAGCCTTCTTCTTGAGCGCTTCCAGGCCTGGCCGACCTTGCCCGACAAGTGGGGGCTGGCCGTCGACGCCGGTACATCGCCGGTGCTGACCGAAGCCTCCGCCGACCTGCGCCTCGAGCGCTCGGCCGATGGTGGACTGCTGGTGAGGGCCGATGGCCGCGAGCTGGGCACGCCGGTCGACGACGTCGCAACCGCCGTCGCGCTGATGAGGCGTCTGGCCTGGTGGTTCGTCGACGCTGGTGGCCTCGGAGCCGGGCGCATGCAGCGCTTCGACGCGCCGTTGCCCGCCTGGGCGCCGGCCACGACGGCCCCCGCCGAGACTGCCGAAGACGATACGGGCCTCGCGCTGGGCGAGCATTCCCTCGGCCGGGTGGTCGGGCTGCCCTTCGGCCGCGCGCCGGCCTCGGTGCTGCGCGCCGCGCTCGCCGATGGCGTTACCGGTATGCGTGTCAGCCCCTGGCGGCGCCTGCTGCTGGAAGGCGCAGGCGATGACGCCGAGCCGGCCGAGGGGCTGATCGTCGATGAGCGCGACCCACGGCTGGCCATGGATGCCTGTCCGGGGGCTCCCCACTGTGCCCAGGCCAGCGTGGCGACCCTCGGGCTGGCCCAGGCGCTGGCCGAACGCCTCGATGGCCGGAGGCCGGGGCGAGTACATATTTCCGGCTGCGCCAAGAGTTGTGCCCGTGGCCGGCCCGCCGAGGCCTGCCTGACCGGACGCGACGGCCACTTCGACCTGATCCTGAACGGGCGGGCCGACGACACGCCGGTCGCGACCGGCCTTGGTGAAACCGACGTTATCGAATACCTGGGGAAACACGATGCCTCACGTCTATGAAACCGATGGACCGGCGATCTACCGGGAGTCCTTTGCCATCATTCGGCGCGAGGCCGAACTGGCACGCTTCGCGCCGGAGGAGGAACCGGTGGCCGTGCGCATGATCCATGCCGCTGGCCTGGTGGCGCTGGCGCCGCACATCCGCTTCCGCGATGCCGTGGTGAGTCGGGCCCGGTCGGCGCTGCAAGGCGGTGCGCCGATCCTGTGCGACGCGCGCATGGTCGCCGAGGGCATCACCCGCCAGCGTCTGCCGGCGGACAACGCCATTCTCTGCACGCTGCACGACGAGCGGGTGCCCGGCCTGGCTCGGGAGATGGCCAACACCCGCTCGGCGGCGGCCCTGGAACTGTGGCGACCCCATCTGGCGGGCGCAGTGGTGGCGATCGGCAATGCGCCGACCGCGCTGTTCCACTTGCTGAACATGCTGGAAGACCCGCACTGCCCGCGCCCGGCGGCCATCATCGGCTGCCCGGTGGGATTCGTCGGCGCGGCCGAATCCAAGCAGGCATTGTGGGAGAGCGCCGCGGCGCCCTGCGCCATCGTCGACGGACGACTCGGCGGCAGTGCGGTGACGGTGGCCGCCGTCAACGCCATCGCGGATCGCCGCGAATGAGCCGGGGCACCATCCACGGGGTCGGCCTCGGCCCCGGCAGCCAGGACCTGATGAGCGTGCGCGCCGATCGGCTGATTCGCGGTGCCAGCCATGTCGCCTATTTCCGCAAGAAGGGCCGCACCGGTCACGCCCGCACCATCGTCGAGGGCATGCTGGCCGACGATGCCGTCGAGCTGCCGATGGAGTATCCGGTCACCACCGAGATTCCCTTCGACGACCCGCGCTACAACGAGTGGCTGTCGGCCTTCTACGAGCGCCAGGTCGCCCAGCTCGCCGAGATCGCCGAGGCGGGCCGGGACGTGGTGGTGCTCTGCGAGGGCGATCCCTTCTTCTACGGCTCCTTCATGCATCTCTACACCCGATTGCAGGGGCGGGTGCCGGTCGCGGTGGTGCCCGGCATCACCGGCATGTCGGCGGCCTGGACCGCCACCGGCCGACCGGTGACCTGGGGCGACGATGTGCTGACCGTGCTGATGGCGACCCTGCCGGAGGCGACGCTGGTCGAACGCATCGCCCGCACTGACGCCCTGGTGGTGATGAAGATCGGCCGCCACCTGGACAAGCTGCGCCGCGCCCTGGCGAGCGCCGGGCGCGAGGACGAGGCCTGGTTGATCGAGTATGCGGCGATGGCCGAGGAACGGATCGTGCCGCTGTGCGACGTGGGCGACCGTGTGCCGTACTTTTCGATCCTGCTGATTCACGGCAACGGGAGGCGACCATGAGCGAGGCAAAAGCCGGGTCACGGCCTGGCGAACGTGAGCGGGTTCCGCGCGGGTGGCTGAAGATCGTCGGACTGGGCCCCGGCAGCGAGGCGATGATCACCCCCGAGGCTTCGGGCGTGCTCGAACAGGCCACCGACGTGGTGGGTTATGTGCCCTATGTCGAGCGGGTGGCGCCGCGGCCGGGCCTGACCCGCCACGGCTCGGACAACCGCGAGGAGATCCGCCGGGCCGAGCAGGCGCTCGAGATGGCCGCCGAGGGTCGCCGGGTGGCGGTCGTCTCCTCGGGCGACCCTGGAGTGTTCGCCATGGGCGCGGCGGTATTCGAGGCGCTGGAGGCGGGGCGCCCCGAGTGGCGGTCGCTGGACATCCAGGTGCTGCCGGGCGTCTCGGCCATGCTGGCCGCCAGTGCACGGCTGGGCGCGCCGCTGGGCCATGATTTCTGCTGTCTCAACCTCTCCGACAACCTCAAGCCCTGGACGTTGATCGAGAAGCGCCTGCGCCTGGCCGCCGAGGCCGACTTCGCCATGGCCTTCTACAACCCGCGCTCCCGCTCGCGGCCGGAGGGCTTCGCGCGTGCCCTGACGGTGCTGCGCGAGGCCTGCGGCAATGCGCGCCCGATCATGTTCGCCCGGGCCGTCTCCACGCCGGAAGAACGCCTGCACGTCACTACCCTGGGCGAGGCGACGCCGGAGCTGGCCGACATGCGCACCCTGGTGATGGTGGGCTCGAGCCTGACGCGATGCATCCCGGGCGAAAGGCGTGAGTGGGTCTATACGCCGAGGTCAGCGCCGTCATCAGAGGCGACTCGATGATGTTCAACGCCGCATGGCCGAGCGCAGTCATTTGTGGGCACCCTCTATCCCAGCCAGGCCAGGACGTCGTCGACGGCATGTGCCTCGCGGCGCGGCGGCAGCGCCGGGCGGTCGATCATCACCACCGGCAGGCCCAGATGGCGGGCGGCGGCGAGCTTGGCCGCCGCCCCTGCGCCGCCGGCATTCTTGCACACCAGGCGTTCGACGCCGTGCTCGCGCAGCAGCGCCCGGTCGCCCTCCAGGGTGAAGGGGCCGCGGTCGACGGTAACGGTGTGGCGCGGCAGGGGCGGCGGGCTATCGGGCTGGTCGACCAGCCGCAGCAGATAATGATGCTGGGGTTGGGCCGCAAAGGCGGCCAGATGCATGCGACCGATCGCCAGCAGTACCCGTTGCGGCGGCCCCGTGAGCGCCGCCACTGCCGTCTCGATGTTGGCGACTCGCTGCCAGCGGTCGCCTGGCTGTCCGCAATCGCCAGGCTGAGGCTCCCACGGCGGCCGGGTCAGGGCGATCAGTGCGGTGCCCGTTCGCTCGGCCGCGGCCACGGCGTTGCGGCTCATCTGCTCGGCGAAGGGATGAGTGGCGTCGACCAGGTGGGTGATGCGCTCTGCCTCGAGAAAGGCGGCCAGCCCTTCCACGCCGCCGAAACCGCCAACGCGGGTGGGCAGCGGCTGCGGCCGGGGCTTGGCGACGCGACCGGCGTAGCTGAACAGCGCGGGGATCCCGCGCTCGGCGAGTGCACGGGCCAGCGCGCTGGCTTCAGTGGTACCGCCCAGGATAAGGACTTTCATGATGACGGACGTTGACGACGCTCCCTGGCTGACGGTGCTGGGCTGGGGCGAGAGTGGCACGGCGGGGCTGACGCCGGCAAGCCGCGAGGCGCTGGAGACCGCCGAGGTGGTGTTCGGCGCGCGACGTCATCTGCGTCTGCTGCCGGCGCTTTCCGCCGAGGTGCGCGAGTGGCCGGTGCCCTTCGCCGACGGCATTCCCCTGTTGCTGGCCGAGCGTGGCCGTCGGGTGGTGATGCTGGCCTCGGGCGATCCCTTCTGGTTCGGCGCCGGCGCGACCTTCTCGCGCTATCTCGAGGCCGGCGAGTGGCGCGCATTGCCGTCGCCTTCCACCTTCAGCCTGGCGGCATCAACGCTCGGCTGGTCGTTGGAGAGCGTGACTTGCCTGGGCCTGCATGCCCGGCCGCTGACGCGTATCCGGCCTTACCTGCAGCGCGGGTGTCGCCTGCTGGTGCTGCTGCGCGACGGTGCGGCGGTGGCCGAGCTGGTGGGGCTGCTGTCGCGTTTCGGCTTCGGAGCGAGCCGGCTCCATGTGCTGGAGGCGCTGGGCGGTATCGAGGAGCGCGTGCGTGCCCTGCGCGCGGATGCCGCCTTGCCGGCCGATATCACCCATCCGGTGGCGGTGGGCCTCGAGGTCGACGGTAGCGGGCCGGCGCTGCCGCTGACTCCCGGGCGGCCGGACGACTGGTTCGAACACGATGGCCAGATCACCCGGCAGGCGGTCCGCGCCATGACGCTGGCCGCCCTGGCGCCGACCCCGGGCGAGCGGCTGTGGGACATCGGCACCGGCTCGGGTTCAGTCGCCATCGAGTGGCTGCTGGCGCATCCGGACAACCGTGCCCTGGGCCTCGAGCACAATGCGGAAAGGGCGGCTCGGGCGCGCCACAACGCCCGGGAACTCGGTGTCGACTGGCTCGAGGTGGTCGAGGGCGATGCCCTGGAAATGCTGAACGGGAAGACGCCGGAGGATTTGCCGTTGCCCGATGCGGTCTTTATCGGTGGCGGGCTCTCCGAGGCGCTGCTGACCGCACTGTGGCCGCGTTTGCGGTCTGGCACGCGGCTGGTGGCCAATGCGGTGACCCTGGAGTCGGAAGCCTTGCTGAGCCACTGGCAGCGTCACGTCGGCGGCGAACTGGTGCGCCTGGAGCAGGCCACGGCAGCCGCCCTCGGCACGCGTCGCGGCTGGAAGTCCGCCTATCCCATCGTGCAGTGGCGGGTGGTGCGATGAAGGTGGCGGGGTTCGGTTTTCGCCGCTCGGCGACGCTCGCCTCGCTGGCCGAGGCGCTGGACCGACTCTGCAAACGGCATGGCCCGGTCGAGCGGCTGGCGGCGACCGAGCCCATGCACCCGCTGGTGCAGGCACTGGGCGCATCGCGGGGCATCGCGACCCTGAGCGTGGCCGACGTCGACCTGACCTCGGTCGCCACCCTCACCGATTCCCGACACAGCCGTCAGGCCCGCGGTACGGGCAGCGTTGCCGAGGCCGTGGCGCTGCTGGCGGCGGGGCCCGGGGCGAGGTTGCTCGGCCCCCGGCTGATTTCGACGGATCGACGGGCGACCGCCGCGGTGGCGGTGGTGCGTGAGGCGACGACAGGAGATACGACATGACCATTCATTTCATCGGTGCCGGCCCCGGCGCGCCGGATCTGCTGACGCTGCGCGGACGGGATCTCATCGCGGCCTGCCCGGTGTGTCTCTACGCTGGCTCGCTGGTGCCCGAGGCGATCCTCGCGCATTGCCCGGCAGGCGCCCGGGTCGTCAACACCGCACCATTGTCGCTCGACGAGATCATCGACGAGATGGCCCGCGCCGACGCTGCGGGGCAGGATGTGGCCCGGCTGCACTCCGGGGATCTCTCGGTGTGGTCGGCCATGGGCGAGCAGTTGCGCCGGCTGCGCGAGCAGGGCATTGCCTACGCCATCACGCCCGGGGTGCCCGCCTTTGCCGCGGCAGCCGCCACCCTGGGCCAGGAGCTGACGCTGCCGGGCGTGGCGCAATCCGTGGTATTGACCCGCACGCCGGGCCGCGCCAGCGCCATGCCGGACGGCGAGACGCTGGCCAACTTCGCGCGTACCGGCACGACCCTGGCGATCCACCTGTCCATCCATAATCTGGATCATGTGGTGGCGGAGCTGGCGCCTTTCTACGGTGATGACTGTCCGGTGGCCATCGTCTGGCGAGCCAGTTGGCCCGACCAGAAGGTGATCCGCGGGCGGCTGGAGAGCATCGCCGCGCGGCTCGATCCGGCCATGAACCGTACGGCGCTGATCCTGGTCGGGCCGGCGCTGGAAAGCGAAGACTTCGACGACAGTCGTCTCTACGCGATCGGCTATGACCGCCGCTTCCGGCCGCAGTCGGCGGACTCGCCTTTCGCCCATGCGGACGAGCAGCGGGAGACGCCATGATCCATCTCTCGTTGATCGGCATTGGCACCGGCAATCCCGAGCACGTCACCCTGGCCGGCGTTCGCGCGCTACAGGCGGCGGAGCTGATCCTGCTGCCGCGCAAGGGCGAGGCGCGCTCGGACCTGGTCGACCTGCGCCGGTTGCTGTGCCGCAACCTGCTGGACGAGGCCGCGCTATCTCGAGTCGTGGAGTTCGACCTGCCGCGCCGCGACAGGCGCGATGACTACCTGGGCGCGGTGGACGACTGGCATGCGGCGATCGCCGAGACGTGGCGCGAGCAGATTTCGTGCCACCTGCCGCAGGGCGGGAGGGCCGCCATGCTGATCTGGGGCGATCCTTCGCTCTACGACAGCAGCCTGCGCATCGCCGAGCGTCTGGAGCTGCCGGGGCAGGGCGTCGAAGTGGAGGTGGTGTCGGGCATCACCAGCCTGCAGGTGCTGACCGCCGAGCACCGCATCCCCTTGAATGCCCTGGCCGAGCCGGTGCAGATCACCACCGGGCGGCGCCTGCGCGAGCGCGGCTGGCCCGAGGACGCCGCCAGCGTGGCGGTGATGCTGGATGCCGGTGGTGCCTTCCAGGCGCTGGCCCCGGAGGGGTTGCATATCTGGTGGGGTGCCTATCTGGGTATGGACAAGCAATGCCTGATCGACGGCCCGCTGGCCGAGGTGGGGCCGGCCATCGTCGAGCGTCGCGCCGCGCTGCGCGAGCGGCACGGCTGGATCATGGACGTCTATCTGTTGGCACGCACGCCGCTGTTGTCACGAATGCCCGGCTGAAACCATTACACCGACTCATGGAGCCTCCAATGAAGCACGTCGACCCCGAGCGTCATGCGGCGCGCATGGCCCACAAGCAGAAGATCATGAACGAGCGGATCGCTGCCGCCGACAAGGAGCAGGGTGTGCTGCTGGTGCTGACCGGCCCTGGCAAGGGCAAGAGCAGCTCCGGCTTCGGCATGCTCGCCCGTGCCCTGGGCCACGGCATGAAGGTCGGCGTGGTGCAGTTCATCAAGGGCAAGTTCCAGACCGGCGAGGAAGCCTTCTATCGCCAGCAGCCGGGTGTGGACTATCACGTCATGGGCGAGGGCTACACCTGGGACACCCAGGACCGCGAGCGCGATATCCGCGCTGCCGAGGCCGCCTGGGCAGAGGCCCGACGCATGCTCGACGACCCTAGCTATGCACTGGTGCTGCTCGACGAACTCAACATTGCCCTGCGCCATGGCTACCTGGAACTCGACCGGGTGCTCGACGACCTCCAGGCCCGCCCGCCGATGCAGCACGCGGTGGTCACCGGCCGCCATGCCCCCGAGGCACTGATCGAGCTGGCCGACACCGTGACCGAGATGAAGGTGGTCAAGCACGCCTTCAAGGAGCAGGGCATAAAGGCTCAGAAAGGCGTCGAGTTATGATATCCGATCATGCCTTCCCCGAGGTGCAGCGCGAGGGCCTCTACCGGGCCATCTTCGAGCGCCGCGACGTGCGCGCCCAGTTCCGCCCGGAGCCGATCCCGCCCGAGGTGCTGGCACGCCTGCTCGAGGCCGCCCACCACGCGCCCTCGGTGGGTTTCATGCAGCCCTGGGACTTCCTGCTGATCGACGACCGCACGGTGCGCGAGCGCGTGCATGCCATCTTCGAACGCGAGAACGCCAAGGCCGCCGAGGCACATACCGGCGAGCGTGGCGCGCTGTATCGTCGCCTCAAGCTCGAGGGCATCCTCGAGAGCCCGCTCAACCTGTGCATCACCTGCGACCGCAGCCGCGGCGGCGAGCACGTGCTGGGGCGCCAGAGCATCATCGAAACGGACCTGTTCAGCACCTGCCTGGCGGTCCAGAACCTGTGGCTGGCGGCCCGGGCCGAGGGCATCGGCGTGGGCTGGGTCAGTATCCTCGATCAGAATGAACTGACCGAGGTTCTGGGCTTGCCGGAGAATGTCTACCCGCTCGCCTACCTGTGCCTGGGCTATGTGGACGACTTCCACGACCAGCCCGAGCTGGCCCGGGCCGGCTGGCGCCAGCGTCTGCCGCTCGCCGAGCGGGTACACGGCAACGGCTGGGGCGCAGTGGCGGAAGAGCCGGCGCTGTTCGAGGCGCTCGCGTCCCGGGAGGGCGAGTGATGAAGACACTGATGATCCAGGGCACTACCTCGGATGCCGGCAAGAGCACCATCGTCGCCGGGCTGTGTCGCGCCCTGGCCCGGCGCGGCGTCTCGGTGGCGCCTTTCAAGCCGCAGAACATGGCACTCAACAGCGCGGTGACACCCGACGGCGGCGAGATAGGGCGTTCCACGGCCCTGCAGGCGCTGGCCTGTGGCCTGGCGCCGCATTGCGACATGAACCCCGTGCTGCTCAAGCCCGAGACCGATCGCGGCGCTCAGGTGATTCTCGACGGTCGTGTCCATGGGCATATGGATGCCCTGGATTATCACGCCTTCAAGCGCCAGGCCCGGGAAACAGTGCTGGCTGCCTGGGAGCGTCTTTCGGGCCGTTTCGATGCGGTGATCGTCGAGGGGGCGGGGAGTCCCGCCGAGATCAATCTGCGCCAGAACGACATCGCCAACATGGGCTTCGCCGAGGCAGTCGATTGTCCGGTACTGCTGGCCGCCGATATCGACCGGGGCGGAGTCTTCGCCCAACTGGTGGGTACGCTCGAGCTGCTCAGCGACAGCGAGCGGGCCCGGACCCGGGGCTTTGTCATCAATCGTTTTCGCGGCGATCTCGCGCTGCTCGAGCCGGGACTGGAGTGGCTCACCGGCCACTCCGGCAAGCCGGTATTCGGCGTGTTGCCTCATCTGAACGGACTGCTGCTGGACGCCGAGGATGGTCTGGGACTCACCGAGAGCGCCGCCGAGGCTCCAGGGTTGAAGGTGGTGGTGCCGGCGTTGCCGCGGATCAGCAATCATACCGACCTGGACGCGCTGCGCCTGCATCCGCGAGTCGAGTTGACGCTGGTAGGGCCGGGGCAGGCCATTCCACCCGCCGACGTCATCCTGCTGCCCGGCAGCAAGAGCACCGTCAGCGACCTGGCCTGGTTGCGCCGTGAAGGATGGGAGATGGCGATTCAGCGCCATCTGCGCTACGGCGGCCGGGTGCTGGGCATCTGCGGCGGTTTCCAGATGCTCGGTGAGGCGATCGAAGATCCGCAGGGCGTCGAGGGCGAGGCCGGCACGACGCCGGGGCTCGGCCTGCTGCCGATGCGCACCCGCATGGTGGCCGGCAAACAGTTGCGCAACGTGCGGGGAACATTGGCCGGCGGGAAGATCGCAGTGTCCGGCTACGAGATTCACAATGGCGTCAGTGAGGGACCGGCGCTGGCGCGGCCGCTGATCGACCTCGACGACGGGCCGGATGGTGCGATCAGCGACGATGGCCAGGTGCTCGGCACCTACCTGCACGGGCTGTTCGATGAGGCATCGGCCTGTACGGCATTGCTCGAGCGGCTCGGCCTGCGAGTCGAGGGGGCGGTGGATCTTCGCGTTCACCGCGAGCAGCAGCTCGATCGTCTGGCGGATGCCATCGAGGAGCATCTGGATATGGCGGCTATCGTGAAACTCTTCGACGTGTAGGCTTGGCTATGGTGAGAAGAATGCCATGGTCAGCGGGAGGATGGGGATGCTCGGATATCTCGGCAAATGGTTGAGCCATTACCTGAGTCAGCCCTTGCCCGGTGCACGGTCGCTGACGCCCGTGAATCTCGAGCAGTTGGCGGCCTGTATCGCGCCGGGCGATGTTCTGCTGGTCGAGGGCAATACCCGGATCAGCACGGCGATCAAGTACCTGACGCAATCGACCTGGTCACATGCCGCCCTCTATGTGGGCGAGGCCTACGCCCAGGCGGGAGGTGGCGAACACGGCCTGATCGAGGTCGATATCCGCGAAGGCGTGCGCCGTATCGGCCTGGACGACTTCGCCGGGCAGCACTGCCGCATCTGTCGGCCGGTAGGACTGAACGATGAGGACAGACAGGCGGTGATCGATCACGCGGGGCAGCGCCTGGGGTATCGTTACGACATGCGCAACATCGTCGACCTGGCGCGCTATCTGCTGCCGGAGCCGCCGGTGCCGATGCGCTGGCGGCGCCGTATGCTGGCCTTCGGTAGCGGCGATCCGACCCGGGCGATCTGTTCCACCCTGATCG contains these protein-coding regions:
- a CDS encoding bifunctional cobalt-precorrin-7 (C(5))-methyltransferase/cobalt-precorrin-6B (C(15))-methyltransferase, with amino-acid sequence MTDVDDAPWLTVLGWGESGTAGLTPASREALETAEVVFGARRHLRLLPALSAEVREWPVPFADGIPLLLAERGRRVVMLASGDPFWFGAGATFSRYLEAGEWRALPSPSTFSLAASTLGWSLESVTCLGLHARPLTRIRPYLQRGCRLLVLLRDGAAVAELVGLLSRFGFGASRLHVLEALGGIEERVRALRADAALPADITHPVAVGLEVDGSGPALPLTPGRPDDWFEHDGQITRQAVRAMTLAALAPTPGERLWDIGTGSGSVAIEWLLAHPDNRALGLEHNAERAARARHNARELGVDWLEVVEGDALEMLNGKTPEDLPLPDAVFIGGGLSEALLTALWPRLRSGTRLVANAVTLESEALLSHWQRHVGGELVRLEQATAAALGTRRGWKSAYPIVQWRVVR
- a CDS encoding cobalamin biosynthesis protein, which encodes MKVAGFGFRRSATLASLAEALDRLCKRHGPVERLAATEPMHPLVQALGASRGIATLSVADVDLTSVATLTDSRHSRQARGTGSVAEAVALLAAGPGARLLGPRLISTDRRATAAVAVVREATTGDTT
- the cobM gene encoding precorrin-4 C(11)-methyltransferase codes for the protein MTIHFIGAGPGAPDLLTLRGRDLIAACPVCLYAGSLVPEAILAHCPAGARVVNTAPLSLDEIIDEMARADAAGQDVARLHSGDLSVWSAMGEQLRRLREQGIAYAITPGVPAFAAAAATLGQELTLPGVAQSVVLTRTPGRASAMPDGETLANFARTGTTLAIHLSIHNLDHVVAELAPFYGDDCPVAIVWRASWPDQKVIRGRLESIAARLDPAMNRTALILVGPALESEDFDDSRLYAIGYDRRFRPQSADSPFAHADEQRETP
- the cobF gene encoding precorrin-6A synthase (deacetylating) encodes the protein MIHLSLIGIGTGNPEHVTLAGVRALQAAELILLPRKGEARSDLVDLRRLLCRNLLDEAALSRVVEFDLPRRDRRDDYLGAVDDWHAAIAETWREQISCHLPQGGRAAMLIWGDPSLYDSSLRIAERLELPGQGVEVEVVSGITSLQVLTAEHRIPLNALAEPVQITTGRRLRERGWPEDAASVAVMLDAGGAFQALAPEGLHIWWGAYLGMDKQCLIDGPLAEVGPAIVERRAALRERHGWIMDVYLLARTPLLSRMPG
- the cobO gene encoding cob(I)yrinic acid a,c-diamide adenosyltransferase — translated: MKHVDPERHAARMAHKQKIMNERIAAADKEQGVLLVLTGPGKGKSSSGFGMLARALGHGMKVGVVQFIKGKFQTGEEAFYRQQPGVDYHVMGEGYTWDTQDRERDIRAAEAAWAEARRMLDDPSYALVLLDELNIALRHGYLELDRVLDDLQARPPMQHAVVTGRHAPEALIELADTVTEMKVVKHAFKEQGIKAQKGVEL
- the bluB gene encoding 5,6-dimethylbenzimidazole synthase; the encoded protein is MISDHAFPEVQREGLYRAIFERRDVRAQFRPEPIPPEVLARLLEAAHHAPSVGFMQPWDFLLIDDRTVRERVHAIFERENAKAAEAHTGERGALYRRLKLEGILESPLNLCITCDRSRGGEHVLGRQSIIETDLFSTCLAVQNLWLAARAEGIGVGWVSILDQNELTEVLGLPENVYPLAYLCLGYVDDFHDQPELARAGWRQRLPLAERVHGNGWGAVAEEPALFEALASREGE
- a CDS encoding cobyric acid synthase produces the protein MKTLMIQGTTSDAGKSTIVAGLCRALARRGVSVAPFKPQNMALNSAVTPDGGEIGRSTALQALACGLAPHCDMNPVLLKPETDRGAQVILDGRVHGHMDALDYHAFKRQARETVLAAWERLSGRFDAVIVEGAGSPAEINLRQNDIANMGFAEAVDCPVLLAADIDRGGVFAQLVGTLELLSDSERARTRGFVINRFRGDLALLEPGLEWLTGHSGKPVFGVLPHLNGLLLDAEDGLGLTESAAEAPGLKVVVPALPRISNHTDLDALRLHPRVELTLVGPGQAIPPADVILLPGSKSTVSDLAWLRREGWEMAIQRHLRYGGRVLGICGGFQMLGEAIEDPQGVEGEAGTTPGLGLLPMRTRMVAGKQLRNVRGTLAGGKIAVSGYEIHNGVSEGPALARPLIDLDDGPDGAISDDGQVLGTYLHGLFDEASACTALLERLGLRVEGAVDLRVHREQQLDRLADAIEEHLDMAAIVKLFDV
- a CDS encoding YiiX/YebB-like N1pC/P60 family cysteine hydrolase, coding for MLGYLGKWLSHYLSQPLPGARSLTPVNLEQLAACIAPGDVLLVEGNTRISTAIKYLTQSTWSHAALYVGEAYAQAGGGEHGLIEVDIREGVRRIGLDDFAGQHCRICRPVGLNDEDRQAVIDHAGQRLGYRYDMRNIVDLARYLLPEPPVPMRWRRRMLAFGSGDPTRAICSTLIAQAFQSIRYPILPRVAPAQSLDPGCWGCEIEVLYPRHFSHFVPRDFDVSPYFQVIKPTLDAHFDYRRLIWGDTQVTPDDGLDAPQNAKDRH